From Deferrisoma camini S3R1, the proteins below share one genomic window:
- a CDS encoding PIN domain-containing protein — MSALHRDPFDRILLAQAQAEELCLLTADRKLLQYGESALDLSGF, encoded by the coding sequence ATGAGTGCGCTCCACAGGGACCCGTTCGATCGCATCCTGCTGGCCCAGGCCCAGGCGGAGGAGCTTTGTCTCCTGACGGCAGACCGGAAGCTGTTGCAGTACGGCGAGTCGGCGCTCGATTTATCCGGGTTTTGA
- a CDS encoding Txe/YoeB family addiction module toxin — translation MPPSERVAVFHPEFREDLHWWVRTHRKTALRVLDLVEAVLRDPFQGLGKPEPLKYLDPNVWSRRITQEHRLVYRVTADRVDFLQARYHY, via the coding sequence GTGCCGCCAAGTGAGCGGGTCGCGGTCTTCCATCCGGAGTTTCGGGAGGATCTTCACTGGTGGGTGAGAACCCACCGAAAAACCGCCCTGCGCGTGCTCGATCTTGTGGAGGCCGTGCTGCGCGATCCCTTCCAGGGGCTGGGGAAGCCCGAACCTCTGAAATACCTCGATCCCAACGTCTGGTCCCGTCGGATCACCCAGGAACACCGCCTGGTGTACCGCGTAACAGCGGACCGCGTGGACTTCCTCCAAGCCCGATACCACTACTGA
- a CDS encoding thioredoxin family protein, translated as MSAKRKVEVFSAGCTVCQEAVERVRALACPDCEVTVLDMNDPAVAARAKALGVSSVPAVAVDGKLAGCCAGRGIDEAALKAAGVGTPCS; from the coding sequence ATGAGTGCGAAGCGCAAAGTAGAGGTGTTCAGCGCGGGGTGTACCGTGTGCCAGGAGGCGGTGGAGCGGGTGAGGGCGCTCGCCTGCCCGGACTGCGAGGTCACGGTGCTCGACATGAACGACCCGGCCGTGGCCGCCCGGGCCAAGGCCCTGGGTGTGAGCTCGGTGCCGGCCGTGGCCGTGGACGGGAAGCTCGCGGGCTGCTGCGCCGGCCGGGGCATCGACGAGGCCGCCCTCAAGGCCGCCGGAGTTGGCACGCCGTGTTCCTGA
- a CDS encoding ATP-binding protein, which translates to MTSPLVPRTLAPVLASRFQSYPVVTLTGPRQSGKTTLCRMVFPDKRYANLERPDVRRFALEDPLGFLAQFPDGAVIDEIQRAPDLVSYIQARVDETPRKGLFILTGSQQLDVSARVTQSLAGRTSVLRLLPFGMEELEGTSWFPPSVERALYAGFYPRIHRDRLDPTVALGDYFETYVERDLRQIVNIRDLHLFQRFVGLCAGRIGQLLNLDALAADTGVSRTTARAWIAALEASYVVFLLQPYHANVAKRLVKRPKLYFHDVGLAGFLLGIEEEGQLVRHPLRGPLFENLVVSEALKHRLHRGQRPNLFFYRDRKGNEVDLVIEVKGVPVPVEIKAGQTVAPDYFRGLRSFEKAFGPLPLDGAVVYAGQESRVQHGWRVVPWTQVPAFLKAAM; encoded by the coding sequence ATGACGTCGCCCCTCGTTCCCCGGACACTCGCCCCGGTCTTGGCCTCCCGGTTCCAGTCCTACCCGGTGGTCACCCTTACCGGGCCCCGGCAGAGCGGAAAGACCACGCTCTGCCGGATGGTCTTCCCAGACAAACGGTACGCCAACCTGGAGCGGCCCGACGTGAGGCGGTTTGCCCTGGAGGACCCCCTGGGGTTCCTGGCCCAGTTTCCCGATGGCGCAGTGATCGACGAGATACAAAGGGCGCCGGACTTGGTGTCGTACATCCAGGCCCGGGTGGACGAGACCCCCCGGAAGGGGCTTTTCATTCTCACCGGCAGCCAGCAGCTCGACGTCTCGGCCCGGGTCACCCAGTCGTTGGCGGGGCGCACGTCGGTGCTTCGGCTGCTTCCTTTCGGCATGGAGGAACTGGAGGGCACGTCCTGGTTTCCCCCGTCGGTGGAACGGGCCTTGTACGCCGGGTTCTACCCCCGGATCCACCGGGATCGCCTCGACCCCACGGTGGCTTTGGGCGATTATTTCGAGACATACGTGGAGCGGGACCTGCGGCAGATCGTGAACATCCGCGATCTCCACCTGTTCCAGCGTTTCGTGGGGCTGTGCGCCGGTCGGATCGGTCAACTGCTCAACCTGGATGCTTTGGCAGCGGACACGGGGGTGAGTCGAACCACGGCGCGGGCCTGGATTGCCGCGCTCGAGGCGAGCTATGTGGTGTTCCTGCTCCAACCGTATCACGCCAACGTGGCCAAGCGGCTCGTAAAGCGCCCCAAGCTCTACTTCCACGATGTGGGGCTGGCGGGTTTCCTGTTGGGGATCGAGGAAGAGGGGCAGTTGGTTCGCCACCCGCTGCGCGGCCCCCTGTTCGAAAACCTCGTGGTGTCCGAGGCGTTGAAACACCGCCTCCACCGGGGTCAGAGACCCAACCTGTTCTTCTACCGCGATCGCAAGGGGAACGAGGTAGATCTCGTGATCGAAGTGAAGGGGGTGCCGGTTCCCGTGGAGATCAAGGCCGGCCAAACCGTGGCCCCCGATTACTTTCGGGGACTCCGGTCCTTCGAGAAGGCTTTTGGGCCCCTGCCCTTGGACGGGGCCGTGGTGTACGCCGGGCAGGAAAGCCGCGTGCAGCACGGGTGGCGGGTGGTGCCCTGGACCCAGGTGCCTGCATTCCTCAAGGCCGCCATGTGA
- a CDS encoding FMN-binding protein, producing the protein MRWCAPFLPQRQNRRAWHLAWRSAGFVAGLAVTLGLSVPGAWARTYLTKAQALNLAFPDADRVEARSLFLTEEQVSRVEARSGATLDGRLFTLYVGKRRGEAVGYAVIEAAPVRTLPQTLLVVLGPDGAVRLVRVLAFFEPEEYRPPKRWLDQFRGRRLSPGLRLGGEIQGLTGATLSAQAVARQVRKAAALCELLLEERP; encoded by the coding sequence ATGAGATGGTGTGCCCCATTCCTGCCCCAGCGGCAAAACAGACGCGCGTGGCACCTGGCGTGGAGAAGCGCCGGGTTCGTCGCCGGGTTGGCCGTGACCCTCGGCTTGTCCGTCCCCGGCGCGTGGGCCCGCACGTATCTCACCAAGGCCCAGGCCCTGAACCTGGCGTTTCCGGACGCGGACCGGGTCGAGGCCCGGAGCCTGTTCCTGACGGAGGAGCAGGTCAGCCGGGTGGAGGCACGATCGGGGGCGACCCTGGACGGCCGATTGTTCACCCTGTACGTGGGTAAGAGGCGGGGGGAGGCCGTGGGGTATGCCGTCATCGAGGCCGCCCCGGTGCGCACCCTTCCCCAGACCCTTCTCGTCGTGCTGGGGCCGGACGGGGCGGTCCGCCTCGTGCGGGTACTGGCGTTCTTCGAGCCGGAGGAGTACCGGCCTCCCAAGCGGTGGCTCGACCAGTTTCGAGGACGGCGGCTGTCGCCTGGGTTGAGACTCGGCGGCGAGATCCAGGGGCTCACCGGAGCCACCCTGTCGGCCCAGGCCGTGGCCCGCCAGGTTCGCAAGGCAGCGGCCCTGTGCGAGCTCCTCCTGGAGGAGCGGCCGTGA
- a CDS encoding SHOCT domain-containing protein encodes METHAMMDGGMMGFGWMVMILFWGAVAVGVVLAVRWFLGQNRRAGGDTPLEILKRRYAAGEISREEYERMRRELEA; translated from the coding sequence GTGGAGACACATGCAATGATGGACGGCGGCATGATGGGGTTCGGTTGGATGGTCATGATTCTCTTTTGGGGCGCGGTGGCGGTGGGGGTGGTGCTCGCGGTTCGCTGGTTCCTCGGGCAGAACCGACGGGCAGGAGGCGATACGCCCCTCGAGATCCTGAAGCGGCGCTATGCCGCAGGCGAGATCTCCCGCGAGGAGTACGAGCGGATGCGGCGGGAACTCGAAGCGTGA
- a CDS encoding MerR family transcriptional regulator — translation MTIGGVARAAGVGVETVRFYERRGLIEQPEKPMFGRRTYPPETVARIRFIRRAKELGFTLKEIAELLELRMDPGKSCAEVRARALAKMADIDRKIEALGRMRRALADLASACRGRGPTSECPILEAMEEGEEHE, via the coding sequence TTGACCATCGGCGGGGTGGCCCGGGCCGCCGGCGTGGGCGTGGAGACCGTGCGGTTCTACGAGCGCAGGGGCCTGATCGAGCAGCCGGAAAAGCCCATGTTCGGCCGCCGGACCTACCCGCCCGAGACCGTGGCCCGCATCCGGTTCATCCGCCGGGCCAAGGAGCTGGGGTTCACCCTCAAGGAGATCGCCGAGCTCCTGGAGCTGCGGATGGACCCGGGGAAGAGCTGCGCCGAGGTGCGCGCCCGGGCCCTGGCCAAGATGGCCGACATCGACCGCAAGATCGAGGCGCTCGGGCGCATGCGCCGGGCCCTGGCCGACCTGGCCTCGGCTTGCCGGGGCCGAGGCCCCACGAGCGAGTGCCCGATCCTGGAGGCCATGGAGGAAGGGGAGGAGCACGAATGA
- a CDS encoding DUF433 domain-containing protein, translating into MDWRRITVDPATMNGQPCIRGMRITVRRVLEALSTLPDLAAVLQEYPELEEEDIREALDFAAHNLCDETIDLDAA; encoded by the coding sequence ATGGACTGGAGACGCATCACCGTGGACCCGGCCACCATGAACGGACAACCTTGTATCCGAGGCATGCGGATCACGGTGCGCAGGGTCCTCGAAGCTCTGTCCACGCTCCCTGACCTTGCCGCGGTGCTCCAGGAATATCCGGAACTCGAAGAGGAGGACATCCGGGAGGCCCTGGACTTCGCGGCCCACAATCTTTGTGACGAGACCATCGACTTGGACGCGGCGTGA
- a CDS encoding mercuric transporter MerT family protein — protein MSRQEDKACALPVEPRPRSARGTAWGAVGAVVSGLLASACCIGPLLAVFLGVSGAGALARFEPYRPWFGGLMVVFLGYGFYRAYWRPRRGEACCTPASLRVQRVILWTATILAAGLFLFPRFLPLLMG, from the coding sequence ATGAGTCGTCAGGAAGACAAGGCTTGCGCCCTGCCAGTGGAGCCCCGCCCGCGGTCGGCCCGGGGGACGGCCTGGGGGGCTGTGGGCGCGGTGGTGAGCGGGCTTTTGGCCTCGGCCTGCTGCATCGGGCCGCTTCTGGCCGTGTTCCTGGGCGTGAGCGGGGCCGGCGCCCTGGCCCGGTTCGAGCCCTACCGGCCGTGGTTCGGCGGGCTGATGGTGGTGTTTCTGGGTTACGGGTTCTACCGGGCGTACTGGCGACCCCGGAGGGGCGAGGCCTGCTGCACGCCTGCGTCGCTTCGGGTGCAGCGGGTGATCCTCTGGACCGCCACGATCCTGGCCGCGGGTCTGTTCCTGTTCCCCCGGTTCCTGCCCCTGTTGATGGGCTGA
- a CDS encoding type II toxin-antitoxin system Phd/YefM family antitoxin: protein MRTVNIHEAKTHLSRLVREAAQGKPFVIARAGKPLVKVIPYHGEKPTTRRLGFMKGEIEVPDDFDEMGAEAIETMFGGEDER from the coding sequence ATGCGCACCGTGAACATCCACGAGGCGAAGACCCATCTTTCCCGGCTGGTCCGGGAAGCCGCACAGGGAAAACCCTTCGTCATCGCGCGGGCCGGCAAGCCCCTGGTCAAGGTCATCCCTTATCATGGAGAAAAGCCGACCACGCGGCGACTGGGCTTCATGAAGGGGGAGATCGAGGTCCCGGACGACTTCGACGAGATGGGCGCGGAGGCGATCGAGACGATGTTCGGGGGCGAAGACGAACGATGA
- a CDS encoding type II toxin-antitoxin system VapC family toxin, giving the protein MTGRVVLDASAAVRLVLGLGGAESIAEVLERAAVVLAPDLFHAEVANALWKYCRGQHIRVEEALAHRETAAALVDREVPTEDLAREALWEASNRSHPVYDLLYLVLARRFGCAVCTADRKLASLARQMGLPVAEIQE; this is encoded by the coding sequence ATGACGGGGAGGGTGGTGCTTGACGCCTCGGCAGCGGTGCGTCTGGTCCTCGGCCTAGGGGGCGCCGAAAGCATTGCAGAGGTGCTCGAGAGGGCGGCCGTTGTGCTGGCGCCGGATCTATTCCACGCGGAGGTGGCCAACGCGCTTTGGAAGTACTGCCGTGGGCAGCACATACGGGTCGAGGAGGCGCTCGCCCACCGGGAGACGGCCGCGGCCCTCGTGGACCGGGAGGTGCCTACGGAAGACCTGGCCCGCGAGGCCCTCTGGGAGGCCTCGAACCGATCCCACCCGGTGTACGACCTCTTGTACCTCGTTCTCGCCCGTCGGTTCGGTTGCGCGGTCTGCACGGCCGATCGCAAGCTTGCGTCCCTCGCGCGGCAGATGGGACTGCCCGTGGCCGAGATACAGGAGTAG
- a CDS encoding DUF5615 family PIN-like protein, producing the protein MGNVGLARASDAHILSVADEDERVVVTLDADFHAILATSGRKGPSVIRIRREGMTGADVAELLLRCWPKIEKDLQAGAMVSITDTSIRIHRLPAGS; encoded by the coding sequence GTGGGGAATGTGGGCCTCGCAAGAGCGTCGGACGCGCACATTCTCTCGGTGGCAGACGAGGATGAGCGGGTGGTTGTCACGCTCGACGCCGATTTCCACGCGATCTTGGCGACGAGCGGCCGAAAAGGCCCTTCGGTGATTCGGATTCGCCGCGAAGGGATGACCGGGGCCGACGTGGCGGAGTTACTCCTGCGCTGCTGGCCCAAAATCGAGAAGGATCTTCAGGCTGGCGCAATGGTTTCCATCACCGACACCTCCATCCGGATCCATCGGCTGCCGGCCGGGTCGTGA
- a CDS encoding DUF134 domain-containing protein, whose amino-acid sequence MSPRPKKPRRCGCAARLGFDLVFKPAGIPLSDLAPVVLELDELEALRLCDAEDLTQEEAGRRMGVSRGTVQRLLATARKKTALALSEGRALVVRARGTGTRPLSAPERCHRPPCGS is encoded by the coding sequence GTGAGCCCCCGGCCCAAGAAGCCCAGGCGGTGCGGCTGTGCGGCCCGCCTGGGCTTCGACCTCGTGTTCAAGCCGGCAGGGATCCCTTTGTCCGACCTCGCGCCGGTGGTCCTGGAGCTGGACGAGCTCGAGGCCCTCCGCCTGTGCGATGCAGAGGACCTGACTCAGGAGGAGGCAGGGCGACGCATGGGCGTTTCGAGGGGCACGGTGCAACGGCTCCTGGCCACGGCCCGCAAGAAGACGGCCCTGGCCCTGTCCGAGGGGCGGGCCCTGGTGGTTCGGGCGCGGGGCACCGGGACCCGGCCCCTTTCGGCCCCCGAGCGGTGTCATCGTCCTCCCTGCGGGAGTTGA
- a CDS encoding sterol desaturase family protein — translation MTLEQAALARAGFVWGGFALFLGLELLAPYRPSTVPKASRWLTNISLTVLNGAILNLLFTGAILATTAYVAREQQGLLYLWGLPGWARMVVAVAFLDFMLYVWHLLNHEMPLLWRFHRVHHSDIDMDVSTATRFHLGELTISAVIKLGLVYFLGVQFVELLVFETLLVLSAQFQHSSVRVPWALERVWWLLFVPPSMHRIHHSVIIRERNTNYGTIFSLWDRILGTLLTDVDQARIRIGMGAYRDPARLRLAHLLALPFTRPVR, via the coding sequence GTGACGCTGGAGCAGGCGGCCCTTGCGCGGGCCGGGTTCGTGTGGGGCGGGTTCGCACTGTTCCTGGGGCTCGAGCTTCTGGCCCCCTACCGGCCGAGTACCGTGCCCAAGGCGAGCCGGTGGCTCACCAACATCTCGCTCACCGTGTTGAACGGCGCGATTTTGAACCTCCTGTTCACCGGGGCGATCCTCGCCACCACGGCCTACGTGGCCCGGGAGCAGCAGGGCCTTTTGTACCTTTGGGGCCTGCCCGGGTGGGCTCGGATGGTGGTGGCCGTGGCCTTCCTCGACTTCATGCTCTACGTGTGGCACCTGCTCAACCACGAGATGCCGCTCCTGTGGCGGTTCCACCGGGTGCACCACTCCGACATCGACATGGACGTGTCCACGGCCACCCGGTTCCACCTGGGGGAGCTCACGATCTCGGCCGTGATCAAGCTGGGGCTGGTGTACTTCCTGGGGGTGCAGTTCGTGGAGCTGCTGGTGTTCGAGACCCTGCTGGTCCTCTCGGCCCAGTTCCAGCACAGCTCGGTGCGGGTGCCGTGGGCCCTGGAGCGGGTGTGGTGGCTCCTGTTCGTGCCGCCGTCCATGCACCGGATCCACCACTCGGTGATCATCCGAGAGCGGAACACCAACTACGGCACGATCTTCTCCCTGTGGGACCGGATCCTGGGAACGCTCCTGACCGACGTGGACCAGGCCCGCATCCGGATCGGCATGGGCGCCTACCGGGACCCGGCCCGCCTGCGGCTCGCCCACCTCCTGGCGCTCCCGTTCACCCGGCCGGTGCGGTGA
- a CDS encoding metal-binding (seleno)protein — translation MRKIGPALFILLLVLGALAASPRPAGCAESRTAVLRVEGMTCPSCTFSVKAALKRVDGVEEAEVSFKGKRAVVTYDPARTSEKALIEAVNSTGFRAAPVSEGEGGKP, via the coding sequence ATGAGAAAGATCGGACCGGCTTTGTTCATTCTCCTGCTCGTTCTCGGTGCGTTGGCGGCATCGCCCCGGCCCGCCGGTTGCGCCGAGAGCCGCACCGCCGTGCTCCGGGTGGAGGGCATGACCTGCCCCTCGTGCACGTTTTCGGTGAAGGCGGCCCTGAAGAGGGTCGATGGCGTTGAGGAGGCGGAGGTGAGCTTCAAGGGGAAACGGGCCGTGGTCACCTACGATCCCGCCCGGACCAGCGAGAAAGCCCTGATCGAGGCCGTGAACTCCACGGGGTTCCGGGCCGCGCCCGTGTCCGAGGGAGAGGGGGGGAAGCCGTGA
- a CDS encoding 4Fe-4S dicluster-binding protein, with protein sequence MSDCCSGGVCSEKTYLTFRRQDGSPWIPMYVQEVDPAKCVGCGKCVAVCLGGCYELVEVEGEKKARVVNPGNCMGDCHCHKVCPVDGGAMTCRPVEIG encoded by the coding sequence GTGAGCGACTGCTGCTCCGGGGGGGTCTGCTCCGAAAAGACGTACCTCACCTTCCGCCGCCAGGACGGCTCGCCCTGGATCCCCATGTACGTGCAGGAGGTGGACCCGGCCAAGTGCGTCGGCTGCGGCAAATGCGTCGCGGTGTGCCTGGGCGGGTGCTACGAGCTGGTCGAGGTGGAGGGGGAGAAGAAAGCCCGGGTCGTGAACCCCGGCAACTGCATGGGTGACTGCCACTGCCACAAGGTCTGCCCCGTGGACGGCGGCGCCATGACCTGCCGGCCGGTGGAGATCGGGTGA
- the merA gene encoding mercury(II) reductase: protein MPNDSYDLVILGGGAAGFAAATEADRRGIRTLLVNQGLPMGGTCVNVGCMPTKHLLAAAGALHAARHPRFGSVGASSPAFDFRQAIADKDRLVAGAREANYRNVLQGLRHVTWAEGRGAFVSDHVLRVGDREIRAGQVLIATGCRTRVPPVPGLAEVGYLTNREALALDRLPRSLAVLGGGALGLEFAQLFARFGAEVTVVEAADRILPPAEPEISEALQGTLEAEGVGFRTGAKVVRVERQGDGKRLVLEKGGTEEDLTADEILVATGVTGNIEDLNLDAVGVETQGGFVHVDEHLRTSVAHVWAAGDVTGPPCLETVAAKQGKLAVENAFGGGNKTIDPGTVPYAVFTDPEAAGVGLTEAEYLARHGTCTCRTVPLDRVPRALAVNDARGLVKMIAHHETGRVVGVHILGPHASEIVHEATLAVRFGLTVDDLIDTVHVFPTYSEAIKIAAQAFRRDITRMSCCVE from the coding sequence ATGCCCAATGACTCCTACGACCTCGTCATTTTGGGCGGCGGTGCCGCGGGGTTTGCCGCGGCCACCGAGGCCGACCGCCGCGGCATCCGCACCCTGCTGGTGAACCAGGGGCTTCCCATGGGCGGCACCTGCGTCAACGTGGGGTGCATGCCCACGAAGCACCTCCTCGCCGCGGCCGGTGCCCTCCATGCGGCGCGCCATCCCCGCTTCGGAAGCGTGGGCGCCTCAAGCCCGGCCTTCGACTTCCGGCAGGCGATTGCCGACAAGGACCGCCTCGTGGCCGGGGCCCGGGAGGCGAACTACCGGAACGTGCTCCAGGGGCTCCGGCACGTTACCTGGGCCGAGGGCCGGGGCGCGTTCGTTTCGGACCACGTCCTCCGGGTCGGGGACCGCGAGATCCGGGCGGGGCAGGTCCTGATCGCCACGGGCTGCCGCACCCGGGTGCCGCCGGTCCCGGGGCTCGCCGAGGTCGGGTACCTCACCAACCGCGAGGCGCTGGCCTTGGACCGGCTGCCCCGATCGCTTGCCGTGCTCGGCGGAGGCGCCCTGGGCCTCGAGTTCGCCCAACTGTTCGCCCGGTTCGGGGCCGAGGTGACCGTGGTGGAGGCGGCCGACCGGATCCTCCCGCCCGCGGAGCCCGAGATCTCCGAGGCCCTCCAGGGAACCCTGGAAGCCGAGGGGGTCGGGTTCCGCACCGGCGCAAAGGTCGTCCGGGTGGAGCGGCAGGGCGACGGGAAACGACTCGTCCTGGAAAAGGGCGGAACCGAGGAGGATCTGACGGCCGACGAGATCCTGGTGGCCACGGGGGTCACCGGAAACATCGAGGACCTGAATCTCGACGCCGTGGGCGTCGAGACCCAAGGCGGGTTCGTGCACGTAGACGAGCACCTGCGCACGAGCGTCGCCCACGTGTGGGCCGCCGGCGACGTGACGGGCCCGCCGTGCCTGGAGACCGTGGCGGCCAAGCAGGGGAAGCTCGCGGTGGAGAACGCCTTCGGGGGCGGGAACAAAACGATCGATCCGGGAACCGTGCCCTATGCCGTGTTCACCGACCCCGAGGCGGCCGGCGTGGGGCTCACCGAGGCCGAGTACCTGGCCCGCCACGGCACCTGCACCTGCCGCACCGTGCCCCTGGACCGGGTGCCCCGGGCCCTGGCCGTGAACGACGCCCGGGGCTTGGTGAAGATGATCGCCCACCACGAGACCGGCCGGGTCGTGGGGGTGCACATCCTGGGCCCCCACGCCTCCGAGATCGTGCACGAGGCCACCCTGGCCGTTCGGTTCGGGCTCACCGTGGACGACCTGATCGACACCGTGCACGTATTCCCCACGTACTCGGAGGCGATCAAGATCGCGGCCCAGGCGTTCCGCCGCGACATCACCCGCATGAGCTGCTGCGTGGAGTAG
- a CDS encoding type II toxin-antitoxin system Phd/YefM family antitoxin: MPIQTTYSDARAHLAKYLDEAASTREPIIIRRRNREDVALIAADELSSLLETAHLLRSPHNAERLLRALIRARKGEGDPTSLEELRREVEGAAK; the protein is encoded by the coding sequence ATGCCGATCCAAACCACGTACAGCGATGCCCGGGCCCACCTGGCAAAGTACCTGGACGAGGCCGCCTCCACGCGGGAACCGATCATCATCCGTCGCCGGAACCGCGAGGACGTGGCGCTCATTGCGGCCGATGAGCTCTCGAGCCTGCTCGAGACCGCTCACCTGCTCCGCTCGCCCCACAATGCCGAGCGTTTACTTCGGGCTCTGATCCGGGCGCGCAAGGGAGAAGGTGACCCCACCTCCTTGGAGGAACTGCGGCGGGAGGTGGAGGGTGCCGCCAAGTGA
- a CDS encoding MerC family mercury resistance protein, whose product MNTPTARKGVLATAAAVAVALLPKVTCPACWPAYAGLLSALGVGAFNYTPYLLPLTLAGLAVALWALAFRARTRRGYGPFALGSVGAAVLLAGKFGLQSDGIMYAGIVLLVGASIWNAWPKRPGPCPACVPAGQGAHPAERNRNPMEVKP is encoded by the coding sequence ATGAACACGCCGACGGCCCGAAAAGGGGTGCTGGCCACGGCCGCTGCGGTGGCCGTGGCGCTCCTGCCCAAGGTGACGTGTCCGGCCTGCTGGCCGGCCTACGCCGGGCTCCTGAGCGCCCTGGGCGTGGGCGCCTTCAACTACACCCCTTACCTCCTGCCGTTGACCCTGGCGGGGCTGGCCGTGGCCCTGTGGGCCCTGGCGTTTCGGGCCCGGACCCGCAGGGGGTACGGGCCGTTCGCCCTGGGCTCGGTGGGGGCGGCAGTCCTTCTTGCTGGCAAGTTCGGCCTGCAGAGCGACGGGATCATGTACGCAGGCATCGTTCTTCTGGTCGGGGCCTCGATCTGGAACGCCTGGCCCAAACGGCCGGGCCCCTGTCCGGCGTGCGTTCCGGCCGGCCAGGGAGCACACCCAGCGGAACGCAACCGAAACCCGATGGAGGTGAAGCCATGA
- a CDS encoding FitA-like ribbon-helix-helix domain-containing protein, producing the protein MPTLQIRNLPPEVYEALALRAKAEHRSLAQQAVAELEKMPELEARRRRLAVVRRIKARLSPDRPCTLPPPETLVREDRER; encoded by the coding sequence ATGCCCACACTGCAGATCCGAAACCTGCCCCCCGAGGTTTACGAGGCATTGGCCCTGCGGGCGAAGGCCGAGCACCGCAGCCTGGCCCAGCAGGCCGTTGCCGAGCTCGAGAAGATGCCCGAGCTGGAGGCCCGCAGGCGACGGCTCGCGGTGGTCCGGCGTATCAAGGCGCGCCTCTCCCCGGATCGACCGTGCACGCTACCTCCGCCGGAGACCCTCGTTCGGGAGGACCGTGAGCGATGA
- a CDS encoding NifB/NifX family molybdenum-iron cluster-binding protein, protein MKLCFPVERPEGLQSRVYGHFGSAPAFVIVDTETSQVDAVTNRDQHHQHGRCSPLKALDGHAVDAVVVGGIGRGALTGLSQAGIRVFAAHPGTVAENLSLWEAGHLPAWDPDQVCGGHGHGHGCAHHGP, encoded by the coding sequence ATGAAGCTCTGCTTTCCCGTGGAACGTCCCGAAGGGCTCCAAAGCCGAGTGTACGGTCATTTCGGCTCGGCCCCGGCGTTCGTGATCGTGGACACCGAGACCTCCCAGGTGGACGCGGTGACGAACCGAGACCAGCACCACCAGCACGGCCGTTGCAGCCCCTTGAAGGCGCTGGACGGCCATGCGGTGGACGCCGTGGTGGTGGGCGGCATCGGCCGGGGAGCCCTGACCGGGCTCTCCCAAGCGGGCATCCGCGTTTTCGCGGCCCATCCGGGGACGGTGGCCGAGAACCTGTCCCTCTGGGAGGCGGGCCATCTGCCCGCCTGGGACCCCGACCAGGTCTGTGGCGGACACGGGCACGGCCACGGCTGCGCGCATCACGGCCCGTGA